The following proteins come from a genomic window of Andrena cerasifolii isolate SP2316 chromosome 6, iyAndCera1_principal, whole genome shotgun sequence:
- the LOC143370487 gene encoding A-type potassium channel modulatory protein DPP6 isoform X3, which yields MANTPLNLSEEDLTYGEGGHNWRSIIFSLLVIGFVIAGIVTAIYLLGYVDELLYWSGRRLTLDECLRDDLTPHRLQPTWISHDKFVYQADDGSLTLLDTSNNSVSLLVSNHTLRQLNVQGYQCSADLRYVLFKHNVKPVFRNTFTAYYTVYDVTNDHHTPLRLHASRRMQQTRLQHAAWLGNTTGLIMISENDIYVRMAPSASEDARLTDTGVPGVIYNGVPDWLYQEEVLPRPEAIWPSSDGTHLLYATFNDTKVTALEFPWFGTQPGHDGASSSPLSANRRGSFPPSKSVRYPTPGSPNPEVDLWVMELNNVTSSVNGNGTTNSTMLSRTKLKPPPSLDGQEFYLISAGWVGNDSVHIAVVWMTRSQNLSVVSACRIPTWECEETHSERAPEGQWLDAQPHPLFAPDGDSFLLLAAVQEGDKEHFTHIKHVTLTQQRIAVLSHGRYEVSEILAWDTKAHQVYYLGTREKRPGQRHLYVVRDPTADDPRRLEPLCVTCDLGEVLWSSRFYYTNCTHFGSSVSPAVDNNSQGYYVLYCEGPGLPLAGVHMMTTHKMIRVLYDTRIQRGDKLSQLALPTRRSFEVPLPQGWKAQVQLLLPPSWREELRDAAFPVLVEVNGRPGSEAVTDRFKIDWGTYMSSHNDVVYVRLDVRGARGQGKRDLFRRIGGVEVQDQLTVLRHLLKTLKYLDVTRVGVWGWGYGGYVTAMVLGNQENVFKCGVAVNPIADWLYYNSAFTERVLGAPAENYKGYVEADLTQRARLVPSHSLYLLHGLADLTAPYTHGVAFAKALSEAGIIFRYQSYADEDHALSGVLEHAYRSMEDFLAECLALDAT from the exons ATGGCCAATACGCCGCTCAATTTGTCAGAAGA GGATCTAACGTACGGGGAGGGCGGCCACAACTGGCGGAGCATAATCTTCTCGCTGCTGGTCATCGGGTTCGTTATCGCCGGGATCGTCACGGCCATTTACCTCCTCGG GTACGTCGACGAGCTGCTGTACTGGAGTGGCAGGCGCCTGACGTTAGACGAATGCCTTCGTGATGATCTGACGCCGCACAGGCTACAGCCGACCTGGATTTCCCACGACAAGTTTGTCTACCAAGCCGACGACGGTTCCCTCACTCTTCTGGACACCAGCAACAACTCCGTGTCCCTTCTGGTCTCTAATCACACGCTC AGACAGCTGAACGTTCAAGGCTACCAGTGCAGCGCAGACCTGCGTTACGTGTTGTTCAAGCACAATGTTAAGCCG GTGTTCAGAAATACCTTCACCGCTTACTACACAGTCTACGACGTCACGAACGA CCATCATACACCCCTGCGTCTCCACGCGTCGCGAAGGATGCAGCAAACGCGGCTGCAGCATGCTGCGTGGTTGGGCAACACGACTGGCCTCATCATGATATCGGAGAACGACATTTACGTGCGAATGGCGCCGTCCGCGAGTGAGGACGCTCGGCTGACGGACACAGGCGTTCCTGGCGTGATCTACAACGGTGTGCCCGACTGGCTGTACCAGGAGGAAGTGCTGCCACGGCCGGAAGCGATCTGGCCCAGTTCCGACGGCACCCATCTTCTCTACGCCACCTTCAACGACACTAAGGTCACTGCCCTCGAGTTCCCTTGGTTCGGCACGCAACCAGGCCACGACGGTGCCAGCTCCAGCCCTTTATCCGCGAACAGAAGGGGCTCCTTTCCACCCTCCAAGTCTGTCAGATACCCGACCCCAGGCTCGCCGAATCCAGAGGTGGACTTGTGGGTGATGGAGCTTAACAACGTAACCAGTTCGGTGAACGGCAATGGGACTACAAACTCGACGATGCTCTCTAGGACGAAGCTTAAGCCGCCACCCTCTTTGGATGGACA AGAGTTCTACCTAATATCCGCCGGCTGGGTGGGCAACGACTCCGTCCACATCGCTGTCGTCTGGATGACGAGATCGCAGAATCTGTCAGTGGTGTCGGCATGTCGCATACCTACGTGGGAATGCGAAGAAACTCACTCGGAGCGGGCGCCCGAAGGCCAATGGCTGGACGCGCAGCCTCACCCTCTTTTCGCCCCTGACGGTGACAGCTTCTTGCTGCTGGCAGCCGTGCAGGAAGGCGACAAGGAACACTTCACGCACATCAAGCACGTGACTCTAACGCAGCAGAGGATAGCGGTGTTATCCCATGGTCGTTACGAG GTGAGCGAAATCTTGGCCTGGGACACGAAGGCCCACCAGGTGTACTATCTGGGCACCAGGGAGAAGAGGCCTGGGCAGAGACACCTTTACGTGGTCCGCGATCCCACTGCCGACGATCCACGACGCTTAGAGCCACTGTGCGTCACCTGTGATCTTGGAGAGGTTCTGTGGAGCAGTAG ATTTTACTACACCAATTGCACGCACTTCGGTTCATCCGTCAGTCCGGCTGTCGACAACAACTCACAAGGATACTACGTCCTCTACTGCGAAGGGCCAGGTCTTCCACTGGCAGGTGTGCACATGATGACTACCCACAAGATGATTCGTGTGCTCTACGACACGAGAATCCAACGGGGGGACAAGCTTTCTCAGCTGGCGTTGCCCACTCGAAGGAGCTTCGAG GTACCATTGCCTCAAGGCTGGAAAGCTCAGGTGCAGCTTCTACTGCCGCCTTCGTGGCGAGAGGAGCTGAGAGACGCGGCTTTCCCAGTGCTGGTCGAGGTGAACGGCCGCCCAGGCAGCGAAGCTGTCACCGATCGGTTCAAGATCGACTGGGGAACGTACATGTCGAGCCACAATGACGTGGTGTACGTCAGGCTGGACGTACGGGGCGCCAGAGGCCAAGGGAAGAGGGACCTGTTCAGGCGAATCGGCGGCGTAGAGGTTCAGGATCAGCTGACCGTGCTGAGGCACCTGCTGAAGACTCTCAAGTACCTCGACGTCACGAGGGTCGGTGTATGGGGTTGGGGATACGGGGGTTACGTGACCGCCATGGTGCTGGGGAACCAGGAGAACGTGTTCAAGTGCGGCGTCGCCGTGAATCCCATCGCAGATTGGCTCTATTACA ATTCCGCGTTTACGGAGCGAGTCCTTGGCGCTCCAGCCGAAAACTACAAGGGTTACGTGGAGGCTGACCTGACGCAACGGGCAAGGTTGGTACCGAGCCACAGCCTCTACCTTCTTCATGGTCTAGCCGACCTCACAGCGCCTTACACGCACGGCGTTGCCTTCGCTAAGGCTCTGTCCGAAGCGGGAATCATCTTTAGGTACCAG AGTTACGCGGACGAAGACCACGCCTTATCGGGCGTGTTGGAGCACGCTTATCGTTCCATGGAGGACTTCCTCGCCGAGTGCCTCGCCCTGGACGCAACCTAG
- the LOC143370487 gene encoding A-type potassium channel modulatory protein DPP6 isoform X4 → MRHCTRLHGPLDLTYGEGGHNWRSIIFSLLVIGFVIAGIVTAIYLLGYVDELLYWSGRRLTLDECLRDDLTPHRLQPTWISHDKFVYQADDGSLTLLDTSNNSVSLLVSNHTLRQLNVQGYQCSADLRYVLFKHNVKPVFRNTFTAYYTVYDVTNDHHTPLRLHASRRMQQTRLQHAAWLGNTTGLIMISENDIYVRMAPSASEDARLTDTGVPGVIYNGVPDWLYQEEVLPRPEAIWPSSDGTHLLYATFNDTKVTALEFPWFGTQPGHDGASSSPLSANRRGSFPPSKSVRYPTPGSPNPEVDLWVMELNNVTSSVNGNGTTNSTMLSRTKLKPPPSLDGQEFYLISAGWVGNDSVHIAVVWMTRSQNLSVVSACRIPTWECEETHSERAPEGQWLDAQPHPLFAPDGDSFLLLAAVQEGDKEHFTHIKHVTLTQQRIAVLSHGRYEVSEILAWDTKAHQVYYLGTREKRPGQRHLYVVRDPTADDPRRLEPLCVTCDLGEVLWSSRFYYTNCTHFGSSVSPAVDNNSQGYYVLYCEGPGLPLAGVHMMTTHKMIRVLYDTRIQRGDKLSQLALPTRRSFEVPLPQGWKAQVQLLLPPSWREELRDAAFPVLVEVNGRPGSEAVTDRFKIDWGTYMSSHNDVVYVRLDVRGARGQGKRDLFRRIGGVEVQDQLTVLRHLLKTLKYLDVTRVGVWGWGYGGYVTAMVLGNQENVFKCGVAVNPIADWLYYNSAFTERVLGAPAENYKGYVEADLTQRARLVPSHSLYLLHGLADLTAPYTHGVAFAKALSEAGIIFRYQSYADEDHALSGVLEHAYRSMEDFLAECLALDAT, encoded by the exons ATGAGACACTGCACGCGGCTCCACGGGCCACTG GATCTAACGTACGGGGAGGGCGGCCACAACTGGCGGAGCATAATCTTCTCGCTGCTGGTCATCGGGTTCGTTATCGCCGGGATCGTCACGGCCATTTACCTCCTCGG GTACGTCGACGAGCTGCTGTACTGGAGTGGCAGGCGCCTGACGTTAGACGAATGCCTTCGTGATGATCTGACGCCGCACAGGCTACAGCCGACCTGGATTTCCCACGACAAGTTTGTCTACCAAGCCGACGACGGTTCCCTCACTCTTCTGGACACCAGCAACAACTCCGTGTCCCTTCTGGTCTCTAATCACACGCTC AGACAGCTGAACGTTCAAGGCTACCAGTGCAGCGCAGACCTGCGTTACGTGTTGTTCAAGCACAATGTTAAGCCG GTGTTCAGAAATACCTTCACCGCTTACTACACAGTCTACGACGTCACGAACGA CCATCATACACCCCTGCGTCTCCACGCGTCGCGAAGGATGCAGCAAACGCGGCTGCAGCATGCTGCGTGGTTGGGCAACACGACTGGCCTCATCATGATATCGGAGAACGACATTTACGTGCGAATGGCGCCGTCCGCGAGTGAGGACGCTCGGCTGACGGACACAGGCGTTCCTGGCGTGATCTACAACGGTGTGCCCGACTGGCTGTACCAGGAGGAAGTGCTGCCACGGCCGGAAGCGATCTGGCCCAGTTCCGACGGCACCCATCTTCTCTACGCCACCTTCAACGACACTAAGGTCACTGCCCTCGAGTTCCCTTGGTTCGGCACGCAACCAGGCCACGACGGTGCCAGCTCCAGCCCTTTATCCGCGAACAGAAGGGGCTCCTTTCCACCCTCCAAGTCTGTCAGATACCCGACCCCAGGCTCGCCGAATCCAGAGGTGGACTTGTGGGTGATGGAGCTTAACAACGTAACCAGTTCGGTGAACGGCAATGGGACTACAAACTCGACGATGCTCTCTAGGACGAAGCTTAAGCCGCCACCCTCTTTGGATGGACA AGAGTTCTACCTAATATCCGCCGGCTGGGTGGGCAACGACTCCGTCCACATCGCTGTCGTCTGGATGACGAGATCGCAGAATCTGTCAGTGGTGTCGGCATGTCGCATACCTACGTGGGAATGCGAAGAAACTCACTCGGAGCGGGCGCCCGAAGGCCAATGGCTGGACGCGCAGCCTCACCCTCTTTTCGCCCCTGACGGTGACAGCTTCTTGCTGCTGGCAGCCGTGCAGGAAGGCGACAAGGAACACTTCACGCACATCAAGCACGTGACTCTAACGCAGCAGAGGATAGCGGTGTTATCCCATGGTCGTTACGAG GTGAGCGAAATCTTGGCCTGGGACACGAAGGCCCACCAGGTGTACTATCTGGGCACCAGGGAGAAGAGGCCTGGGCAGAGACACCTTTACGTGGTCCGCGATCCCACTGCCGACGATCCACGACGCTTAGAGCCACTGTGCGTCACCTGTGATCTTGGAGAGGTTCTGTGGAGCAGTAG ATTTTACTACACCAATTGCACGCACTTCGGTTCATCCGTCAGTCCGGCTGTCGACAACAACTCACAAGGATACTACGTCCTCTACTGCGAAGGGCCAGGTCTTCCACTGGCAGGTGTGCACATGATGACTACCCACAAGATGATTCGTGTGCTCTACGACACGAGAATCCAACGGGGGGACAAGCTTTCTCAGCTGGCGTTGCCCACTCGAAGGAGCTTCGAG GTACCATTGCCTCAAGGCTGGAAAGCTCAGGTGCAGCTTCTACTGCCGCCTTCGTGGCGAGAGGAGCTGAGAGACGCGGCTTTCCCAGTGCTGGTCGAGGTGAACGGCCGCCCAGGCAGCGAAGCTGTCACCGATCGGTTCAAGATCGACTGGGGAACGTACATGTCGAGCCACAATGACGTGGTGTACGTCAGGCTGGACGTACGGGGCGCCAGAGGCCAAGGGAAGAGGGACCTGTTCAGGCGAATCGGCGGCGTAGAGGTTCAGGATCAGCTGACCGTGCTGAGGCACCTGCTGAAGACTCTCAAGTACCTCGACGTCACGAGGGTCGGTGTATGGGGTTGGGGATACGGGGGTTACGTGACCGCCATGGTGCTGGGGAACCAGGAGAACGTGTTCAAGTGCGGCGTCGCCGTGAATCCCATCGCAGATTGGCTCTATTACA ATTCCGCGTTTACGGAGCGAGTCCTTGGCGCTCCAGCCGAAAACTACAAGGGTTACGTGGAGGCTGACCTGACGCAACGGGCAAGGTTGGTACCGAGCCACAGCCTCTACCTTCTTCATGGTCTAGCCGACCTCACAGCGCCTTACACGCACGGCGTTGCCTTCGCTAAGGCTCTGTCCGAAGCGGGAATCATCTTTAGGTACCAG AGTTACGCGGACGAAGACCACGCCTTATCGGGCGTGTTGGAGCACGCTTATCGTTCCATGGAGGACTTCCTCGCCGAGTGCCTCGCCCTGGACGCAACCTAG
- the LOC143370487 gene encoding A-type potassium channel modulatory protein DPP6 isoform X2, producing the protein MNASVNIERNSWRLPPDETVQVADPRSKSAQDLTYGEGGHNWRSIIFSLLVIGFVIAGIVTAIYLLGYVDELLYWSGRRLTLDECLRDDLTPHRLQPTWISHDKFVYQADDGSLTLLDTSNNSVSLLVSNHTLRQLNVQGYQCSADLRYVLFKHNVKPVFRNTFTAYYTVYDVTNDHHTPLRLHASRRMQQTRLQHAAWLGNTTGLIMISENDIYVRMAPSASEDARLTDTGVPGVIYNGVPDWLYQEEVLPRPEAIWPSSDGTHLLYATFNDTKVTALEFPWFGTQPGHDGASSSPLSANRRGSFPPSKSVRYPTPGSPNPEVDLWVMELNNVTSSVNGNGTTNSTMLSRTKLKPPPSLDGQEFYLISAGWVGNDSVHIAVVWMTRSQNLSVVSACRIPTWECEETHSERAPEGQWLDAQPHPLFAPDGDSFLLLAAVQEGDKEHFTHIKHVTLTQQRIAVLSHGRYEVSEILAWDTKAHQVYYLGTREKRPGQRHLYVVRDPTADDPRRLEPLCVTCDLGEVLWSSRFYYTNCTHFGSSVSPAVDNNSQGYYVLYCEGPGLPLAGVHMMTTHKMIRVLYDTRIQRGDKLSQLALPTRRSFEVPLPQGWKAQVQLLLPPSWREELRDAAFPVLVEVNGRPGSEAVTDRFKIDWGTYMSSHNDVVYVRLDVRGARGQGKRDLFRRIGGVEVQDQLTVLRHLLKTLKYLDVTRVGVWGWGYGGYVTAMVLGNQENVFKCGVAVNPIADWLYYNSAFTERVLGAPAENYKGYVEADLTQRARLVPSHSLYLLHGLADLTAPYTHGVAFAKALSEAGIIFRYQSYADEDHALSGVLEHAYRSMEDFLAECLALDAT; encoded by the exons ATGAACGCCAGCGTCAACATCGAGAGGAACTCCTGGCGGCTGCCTCCCGACGAGACCGTCCAGGTCGCCGATCCCCGTTCAAAGTCAGCCCAG GATCTAACGTACGGGGAGGGCGGCCACAACTGGCGGAGCATAATCTTCTCGCTGCTGGTCATCGGGTTCGTTATCGCCGGGATCGTCACGGCCATTTACCTCCTCGG GTACGTCGACGAGCTGCTGTACTGGAGTGGCAGGCGCCTGACGTTAGACGAATGCCTTCGTGATGATCTGACGCCGCACAGGCTACAGCCGACCTGGATTTCCCACGACAAGTTTGTCTACCAAGCCGACGACGGTTCCCTCACTCTTCTGGACACCAGCAACAACTCCGTGTCCCTTCTGGTCTCTAATCACACGCTC AGACAGCTGAACGTTCAAGGCTACCAGTGCAGCGCAGACCTGCGTTACGTGTTGTTCAAGCACAATGTTAAGCCG GTGTTCAGAAATACCTTCACCGCTTACTACACAGTCTACGACGTCACGAACGA CCATCATACACCCCTGCGTCTCCACGCGTCGCGAAGGATGCAGCAAACGCGGCTGCAGCATGCTGCGTGGTTGGGCAACACGACTGGCCTCATCATGATATCGGAGAACGACATTTACGTGCGAATGGCGCCGTCCGCGAGTGAGGACGCTCGGCTGACGGACACAGGCGTTCCTGGCGTGATCTACAACGGTGTGCCCGACTGGCTGTACCAGGAGGAAGTGCTGCCACGGCCGGAAGCGATCTGGCCCAGTTCCGACGGCACCCATCTTCTCTACGCCACCTTCAACGACACTAAGGTCACTGCCCTCGAGTTCCCTTGGTTCGGCACGCAACCAGGCCACGACGGTGCCAGCTCCAGCCCTTTATCCGCGAACAGAAGGGGCTCCTTTCCACCCTCCAAGTCTGTCAGATACCCGACCCCAGGCTCGCCGAATCCAGAGGTGGACTTGTGGGTGATGGAGCTTAACAACGTAACCAGTTCGGTGAACGGCAATGGGACTACAAACTCGACGATGCTCTCTAGGACGAAGCTTAAGCCGCCACCCTCTTTGGATGGACA AGAGTTCTACCTAATATCCGCCGGCTGGGTGGGCAACGACTCCGTCCACATCGCTGTCGTCTGGATGACGAGATCGCAGAATCTGTCAGTGGTGTCGGCATGTCGCATACCTACGTGGGAATGCGAAGAAACTCACTCGGAGCGGGCGCCCGAAGGCCAATGGCTGGACGCGCAGCCTCACCCTCTTTTCGCCCCTGACGGTGACAGCTTCTTGCTGCTGGCAGCCGTGCAGGAAGGCGACAAGGAACACTTCACGCACATCAAGCACGTGACTCTAACGCAGCAGAGGATAGCGGTGTTATCCCATGGTCGTTACGAG GTGAGCGAAATCTTGGCCTGGGACACGAAGGCCCACCAGGTGTACTATCTGGGCACCAGGGAGAAGAGGCCTGGGCAGAGACACCTTTACGTGGTCCGCGATCCCACTGCCGACGATCCACGACGCTTAGAGCCACTGTGCGTCACCTGTGATCTTGGAGAGGTTCTGTGGAGCAGTAG ATTTTACTACACCAATTGCACGCACTTCGGTTCATCCGTCAGTCCGGCTGTCGACAACAACTCACAAGGATACTACGTCCTCTACTGCGAAGGGCCAGGTCTTCCACTGGCAGGTGTGCACATGATGACTACCCACAAGATGATTCGTGTGCTCTACGACACGAGAATCCAACGGGGGGACAAGCTTTCTCAGCTGGCGTTGCCCACTCGAAGGAGCTTCGAG GTACCATTGCCTCAAGGCTGGAAAGCTCAGGTGCAGCTTCTACTGCCGCCTTCGTGGCGAGAGGAGCTGAGAGACGCGGCTTTCCCAGTGCTGGTCGAGGTGAACGGCCGCCCAGGCAGCGAAGCTGTCACCGATCGGTTCAAGATCGACTGGGGAACGTACATGTCGAGCCACAATGACGTGGTGTACGTCAGGCTGGACGTACGGGGCGCCAGAGGCCAAGGGAAGAGGGACCTGTTCAGGCGAATCGGCGGCGTAGAGGTTCAGGATCAGCTGACCGTGCTGAGGCACCTGCTGAAGACTCTCAAGTACCTCGACGTCACGAGGGTCGGTGTATGGGGTTGGGGATACGGGGGTTACGTGACCGCCATGGTGCTGGGGAACCAGGAGAACGTGTTCAAGTGCGGCGTCGCCGTGAATCCCATCGCAGATTGGCTCTATTACA ATTCCGCGTTTACGGAGCGAGTCCTTGGCGCTCCAGCCGAAAACTACAAGGGTTACGTGGAGGCTGACCTGACGCAACGGGCAAGGTTGGTACCGAGCCACAGCCTCTACCTTCTTCATGGTCTAGCCGACCTCACAGCGCCTTACACGCACGGCGTTGCCTTCGCTAAGGCTCTGTCCGAAGCGGGAATCATCTTTAGGTACCAG AGTTACGCGGACGAAGACCACGCCTTATCGGGCGTGTTGGAGCACGCTTATCGTTCCATGGAGGACTTCCTCGCCGAGTGCCTCGCCCTGGACGCAACCTAG
- the LOC143370487 gene encoding A-type potassium channel modulatory protein DPP6 isoform X1, with protein MNASVNIERNSWRLPPDETVQVADPRSKSAQVKEDLTYGEGGHNWRSIIFSLLVIGFVIAGIVTAIYLLGYVDELLYWSGRRLTLDECLRDDLTPHRLQPTWISHDKFVYQADDGSLTLLDTSNNSVSLLVSNHTLRQLNVQGYQCSADLRYVLFKHNVKPVFRNTFTAYYTVYDVTNDHHTPLRLHASRRMQQTRLQHAAWLGNTTGLIMISENDIYVRMAPSASEDARLTDTGVPGVIYNGVPDWLYQEEVLPRPEAIWPSSDGTHLLYATFNDTKVTALEFPWFGTQPGHDGASSSPLSANRRGSFPPSKSVRYPTPGSPNPEVDLWVMELNNVTSSVNGNGTTNSTMLSRTKLKPPPSLDGQEFYLISAGWVGNDSVHIAVVWMTRSQNLSVVSACRIPTWECEETHSERAPEGQWLDAQPHPLFAPDGDSFLLLAAVQEGDKEHFTHIKHVTLTQQRIAVLSHGRYEVSEILAWDTKAHQVYYLGTREKRPGQRHLYVVRDPTADDPRRLEPLCVTCDLGEVLWSSRFYYTNCTHFGSSVSPAVDNNSQGYYVLYCEGPGLPLAGVHMMTTHKMIRVLYDTRIQRGDKLSQLALPTRRSFEVPLPQGWKAQVQLLLPPSWREELRDAAFPVLVEVNGRPGSEAVTDRFKIDWGTYMSSHNDVVYVRLDVRGARGQGKRDLFRRIGGVEVQDQLTVLRHLLKTLKYLDVTRVGVWGWGYGGYVTAMVLGNQENVFKCGVAVNPIADWLYYNSAFTERVLGAPAENYKGYVEADLTQRARLVPSHSLYLLHGLADLTAPYTHGVAFAKALSEAGIIFRYQSYADEDHALSGVLEHAYRSMEDFLAECLALDAT; from the exons ATGAACGCCAGCGTCAACATCGAGAGGAACTCCTGGCGGCTGCCTCCCGACGAGACCGTCCAGGTCGCCGATCCCCGTTCAAAGTCAGCCCAGGTAAAAGAG GATCTAACGTACGGGGAGGGCGGCCACAACTGGCGGAGCATAATCTTCTCGCTGCTGGTCATCGGGTTCGTTATCGCCGGGATCGTCACGGCCATTTACCTCCTCGG GTACGTCGACGAGCTGCTGTACTGGAGTGGCAGGCGCCTGACGTTAGACGAATGCCTTCGTGATGATCTGACGCCGCACAGGCTACAGCCGACCTGGATTTCCCACGACAAGTTTGTCTACCAAGCCGACGACGGTTCCCTCACTCTTCTGGACACCAGCAACAACTCCGTGTCCCTTCTGGTCTCTAATCACACGCTC AGACAGCTGAACGTTCAAGGCTACCAGTGCAGCGCAGACCTGCGTTACGTGTTGTTCAAGCACAATGTTAAGCCG GTGTTCAGAAATACCTTCACCGCTTACTACACAGTCTACGACGTCACGAACGA CCATCATACACCCCTGCGTCTCCACGCGTCGCGAAGGATGCAGCAAACGCGGCTGCAGCATGCTGCGTGGTTGGGCAACACGACTGGCCTCATCATGATATCGGAGAACGACATTTACGTGCGAATGGCGCCGTCCGCGAGTGAGGACGCTCGGCTGACGGACACAGGCGTTCCTGGCGTGATCTACAACGGTGTGCCCGACTGGCTGTACCAGGAGGAAGTGCTGCCACGGCCGGAAGCGATCTGGCCCAGTTCCGACGGCACCCATCTTCTCTACGCCACCTTCAACGACACTAAGGTCACTGCCCTCGAGTTCCCTTGGTTCGGCACGCAACCAGGCCACGACGGTGCCAGCTCCAGCCCTTTATCCGCGAACAGAAGGGGCTCCTTTCCACCCTCCAAGTCTGTCAGATACCCGACCCCAGGCTCGCCGAATCCAGAGGTGGACTTGTGGGTGATGGAGCTTAACAACGTAACCAGTTCGGTGAACGGCAATGGGACTACAAACTCGACGATGCTCTCTAGGACGAAGCTTAAGCCGCCACCCTCTTTGGATGGACA AGAGTTCTACCTAATATCCGCCGGCTGGGTGGGCAACGACTCCGTCCACATCGCTGTCGTCTGGATGACGAGATCGCAGAATCTGTCAGTGGTGTCGGCATGTCGCATACCTACGTGGGAATGCGAAGAAACTCACTCGGAGCGGGCGCCCGAAGGCCAATGGCTGGACGCGCAGCCTCACCCTCTTTTCGCCCCTGACGGTGACAGCTTCTTGCTGCTGGCAGCCGTGCAGGAAGGCGACAAGGAACACTTCACGCACATCAAGCACGTGACTCTAACGCAGCAGAGGATAGCGGTGTTATCCCATGGTCGTTACGAG GTGAGCGAAATCTTGGCCTGGGACACGAAGGCCCACCAGGTGTACTATCTGGGCACCAGGGAGAAGAGGCCTGGGCAGAGACACCTTTACGTGGTCCGCGATCCCACTGCCGACGATCCACGACGCTTAGAGCCACTGTGCGTCACCTGTGATCTTGGAGAGGTTCTGTGGAGCAGTAG ATTTTACTACACCAATTGCACGCACTTCGGTTCATCCGTCAGTCCGGCTGTCGACAACAACTCACAAGGATACTACGTCCTCTACTGCGAAGGGCCAGGTCTTCCACTGGCAGGTGTGCACATGATGACTACCCACAAGATGATTCGTGTGCTCTACGACACGAGAATCCAACGGGGGGACAAGCTTTCTCAGCTGGCGTTGCCCACTCGAAGGAGCTTCGAG GTACCATTGCCTCAAGGCTGGAAAGCTCAGGTGCAGCTTCTACTGCCGCCTTCGTGGCGAGAGGAGCTGAGAGACGCGGCTTTCCCAGTGCTGGTCGAGGTGAACGGCCGCCCAGGCAGCGAAGCTGTCACCGATCGGTTCAAGATCGACTGGGGAACGTACATGTCGAGCCACAATGACGTGGTGTACGTCAGGCTGGACGTACGGGGCGCCAGAGGCCAAGGGAAGAGGGACCTGTTCAGGCGAATCGGCGGCGTAGAGGTTCAGGATCAGCTGACCGTGCTGAGGCACCTGCTGAAGACTCTCAAGTACCTCGACGTCACGAGGGTCGGTGTATGGGGTTGGGGATACGGGGGTTACGTGACCGCCATGGTGCTGGGGAACCAGGAGAACGTGTTCAAGTGCGGCGTCGCCGTGAATCCCATCGCAGATTGGCTCTATTACA ATTCCGCGTTTACGGAGCGAGTCCTTGGCGCTCCAGCCGAAAACTACAAGGGTTACGTGGAGGCTGACCTGACGCAACGGGCAAGGTTGGTACCGAGCCACAGCCTCTACCTTCTTCATGGTCTAGCCGACCTCACAGCGCCTTACACGCACGGCGTTGCCTTCGCTAAGGCTCTGTCCGAAGCGGGAATCATCTTTAGGTACCAG AGTTACGCGGACGAAGACCACGCCTTATCGGGCGTGTTGGAGCACGCTTATCGTTCCATGGAGGACTTCCTCGCCGAGTGCCTCGCCCTGGACGCAACCTAG